The window GTTACTAATAAGACCAATACTAAAAATGCTACTAATCTGTTAAATAGCGTTACCAATAAGACTAAAAATACTACTAATCTGTTAAATAACGTTACCAATAAGACAGATTCCAAAAATAACACAAATCCGTTGAAAAACATTACAAACAACACTGCCAATCTCTTAAATAACGTTACCAACAAGACTAACAATACAGTTATAAACAATAATACGACTGTTGTTGTCACGGACAATCAGACCGCAAACAATACTGCAACCGGCAACGATAAAGGAGTTGATAATATTTCAGAAGTGGCCCATAATTCGCCAAAGAAACCTAAGATCAATCAAAATAATAACCCGTACAAGCTGGATGCTAAAACGGGTATTCCAATCGCATTAGTTATACTCGCTATAGCTATATTCTTAGGAGTTAAAAGATATAATTTGTAAAAAATGAATCGAAATTATCATATTAATTTCGATACTTCTTTTTTTATTTCAACAAAAAATGAGCCGGTGGGTGGTTTACTGATTTTACTTGCTTTTTAGAGTATTGATTTTGGAAGGTAATTTTTTGCTGATTTTTAAAGTTTCAACAGTTTGCTTTTAATAATTTTCAACATCTACATGTCTTAGATGAAAAATATTGATTTTACATGATGATGTTTTCAAATAGCATTTTGCTGTTATGATTATGGGTTATTTTTTTAGAGTATGCTATTTAATTGAAGCTAATTTGATTTAATTTGAGTGTTTTTCTTTTCGGATTTTCTAATGTATTATAATGTCTGTTTTGATTTGAAGTATTTTAATCTTTTTTTCCCTGCTGATTAAATTTTCACCTTTTCATTAGAATATTGATTTAAGGAGGTTATATTATCTGAAAAGAAACTAGCTACTTTATATACTACTTTGGAATTATATATTTTCGTAAATTTGATATTTGCTGGCATTTGCATCTTGACTTTTAATGGTCTTGATGTTTATCAAATCTTGATATTAATTAGTTTAAAAGCGTGATAATATGACATCAGAAGTGTTAACTATGAATAAAAGCGCTATTGCTATGGCGGCTGATAGTGCGGTGACGGTAAATGGAAGTAAAACATATAATGGAGTAAATAAATTATTCATGCTCTCTCAGGATAATCCTCCAATGGGCATGATGATTTACGGATCAGCGGATTTTGAAAAGATTCCGATGGAAACATTAATTAAAGAATATCGCAAAAGAACAGATTTTGAGGAAAAAGATATTATTTCAATTAAAGATGATTTCTTAGAATTTTTGGGCAAAAATACTCCAAATTCGGATTTCGAATCAATGATTGAATCAGGATTAGAATTATTCAAACCCCTTATTGTTCGTCAGATGGAAAATTATGAAGGTTCTTTGGTTGATTTTTTAAAATCCAGAGTTACTCAAGATTTGCCGGACTTTTTAAATGACTATAATCAGATTATAAAACAATACGATAATGAATTTGAAGAAATCATTCCTGATTATGTTGAAGATGAGCATCATGATGAAATTGTAACTTTATTGAAAAATATCTTTTTCAATTATTTAATGAGAATGGGCACTGGTATTGTTATTTCCGGTTTTAATACTCAAGATCTCTTTCCTTCAGTTGTAAAATTTAACATATGTCTAAATAATTCTGGGAAAATAGAAATTGTTGATTATGAAGAATTGATTAATTATGATGGAAGTGGAATATTTCCTTTTGCCCAAAAAGATGTTATAAATACCTTTTTAACAGGCATTGATTCAACTATGGAGAATGCAATTGTAGAACTATTTAGTAATTTTCTTGATAATCATCTGGAAAAAATACGTGTAGAGTTTAATTCAAATGATGAAATTAAAAATAATTATCTATCTCTAGTTAATCAAATTTTAGATAATTTTTCTATGAGTTCTGATATTGGGGTGGAGGAGTTTATAAGAGATATTGCAAAATTAAAAGATAATTATGCATATCCTATTTTAAATTCTGTGGCAGTATTACCAAAGGAGGAATTAGCTAACATGGTAGAATCTCTAATTCGCATTACATCTTTAAAGCGTAAAATGGATTCAAATTTGGAAACTGTTGGTGGGGATATAGATGTATCTATTATTTCTAAAGGAGATGGTTATATTTGGAAAAAGAAAAAACATTATTTTGATGTGGAGTTGAATCCGCAATTTTTTAATAAAAATAAGTAAATAATATAATTTAAATAATATTGTATTCATATAGAAACATAATGATATATATTTAAGGTGATTAAATGGTAATATATTATGCAAAAGAGGATCCTAAATATGAATTTTTTGATGAAATAGCTTTTATAAATTTAGCTATAAAATTATCTAATGAATCATTTGAGAAATTTATTGAAGAGTTTGATAAGAGGAAACATTGAGTATTTTAGTGTTTTTTTTAGAGTATGATATGTTATTTCATACTTTTTAATAATTTTTGCTTGTTTTTTTGTGTTTTAGTAAAGTATTAATATTGCTTGAAATATAATTTATTTGGTGATAATTTTCTTTTTTAAGAATTATGCCATTACCATAGATTTTGTGTTTAATTAATAGTTTTTAGGTGATTACATGGTAATATATTATGCGAAAGAGGATCCTAAGTATCAATTTTTTGATGAAATAGCATTTAGAAATTTAGCAATTAAAATATCTAATGAATCTATTGAAAATATTAGAAAAGAGTTGGATAAGAGGAAAGATTGAGTATTTTAGTGTTTTTTTAGAGTATGATTGTTATGTCATACTTGTTATCTATTTCATAAACAAGTGATATTGATAAAAAAATTAACAAGTCTGATTTAGCAATGCTCCCAAAAATGGACTCTTCACGACCTATCGTCAAATCAAAACTACACTTAATAATTTTGATACTTTTTTTATTATCTATTAATTTAATTAATCCTATATTTCAGTTACTTGATTTCAGCAGAAATTTCCAAAAGATGGGCTCTTTTTACAGCTTAAATGGATAATAATAAGCACTTAATTTAAACAAATAAGGATATATTTAATTTTATATGCTAATCAAGCAATAATTAAAATTGAATGGCTAAAACAACGAATATATCATCCATAAAAACGGAATTTTTTTTCAAAAATCAGATTTCAAATCAGCAAGTCCGAATTATCCATTAATTAATATTATATAAGATTTAAAACAAAGTTAATTGTATAATAATTCAAAAATTAATTTGTTGATATCATGGAGAAAAAAGAGTTAATTAACCAGGGTAAAGTGAAAAGTGTTTTCACCACGGATAATGCCGATGAGGTCATTATCGAGTTTCGTGACGATATGACTGCCGGTGACGGCGCTAGAAAAGAGGTCATGACCAATAAGGGCGCTTACAATGCAGTCATTTCAGCTAAAATCTTCAAGGTTTTGGAAAATGAAGGTGTTGAAACGCAGTTCATCGATTTACCAGAAAACAATGTAATGTTAGCTAAAAAGCTTGAAATGATTCCTATTGAAGTCATTGTAAGAAACATAGCTACCGGAAGTTTAGTTCGTAAATATCCGATTGAAGAAGGTAAAAAACTGGATCCTCCAATCGTGCAGATGGATTTCAAGGATGATGAGTACCACGATCCTATGCTTAACGATTCGCTGATTCAGGCATTGGGCATTGCCACTCCCGAAGAGGTCGACATCCTGACCGAAAAGGCATTGAAAATCAATGATGTCCTGACTGAATTTTTCAAGGATGCAGGCATCATTCTGGTCGATTTCAAGGTTGAATTCGGTAAGGATTCACAAGGTAACATCCTATTGGGTGATGAGATTTCCCCTGACGGATGCAGGCTCTGGGATGCTGAAACCCTGGAAATGCTTGATAAGGAACTGTTCAGAGAAGGCAAGGATTCAGAAGTCATGGATGCCTACGTTGAAGTTTACAATAGAATTATTCCCGATGATGAAAAGGTGATTTAAATGTTATTTGATATAGAAGTTAAAATTTCTCTTAAAAGCGGTATGTTGAACCCTGAAGCCAGTACAATCGAAAGGTCTTTAGCCTTATTGGGCTATGAAGTCAAAAACGCCAAGACCGTTGACATTATCAAGTTCCAGATGGAAGGCGAAGACAGGGAAGTAATCCGTGAAAACGTCGTTGACATGTGTGAAAGGCTTTTGTGCAATCCTGTAATTCACAATTATAAGATCAACGTTATCCCACAGAATATGGCCTGCGGTAAATAAGGTGGTTTAAGTGAAAATCGGAGTAATTAGATTTCCCGGAACCAATTGTGACAGGGACGTGGCCCACGCCATAGAACTGGTCGGCATGCAGGCAGAATACGTCTGGTGGAACAGCGACGATTTGACTGACTTTGACGGCGTTGTCATTCCCGGTGGATTTTCATACGGAGACTACTTAAGGGCCGGCGCAATGGCATCAATAACTCCCGTAATCGATGGAATCAAGGCGCTGGTTAAAGAGGAAAAGCCTGTTTTGGGAATCTGTAACGGAGCTCAGATATTGGGTGAAATCGGACTTGTTCCAGGAATTTTCATCACGAATGAAAACCCTAAATTCAACTGCGAATGGGTTGACCTGAAGGTTTCCTCAACAAGAACTCCCTTCACAAAGGATTTCAAGAAAGGACAGACCGTCAAGATTCCTATTGCCCATGCGGAAGGCAGGTTCTACACCGAAAACATTGACCTGTTAAAGGATCAGGACCAGATTGTATTGCAGTTCAAGGACAGAAACCCTAACGGTTCAATGGAAGCAATCACAAGCGTCTGTGACGAATCAGGACTTGTATGCGCAATGATGCCTCACCCTGAAAGGGCCTGTGAAGAGATTTTGGGCTCAACGGACGGATTGAATTTCTTTAAGGGATTTTTATAGACAAAAAGTGATTTAAATGGTAGTTTATTTAATCGGTGCCGGACCCGGAGATGCGGACCTGATAACTCTAAAGGCGGTAAAGGCTTTAAACAAGGCCGATGTTGTTTTATACGATTATCTGGCCAATGAGGAAATATTGGCACATGCTCCTGAAGACGCTGAAAGGATTTATGTCGGAAAGAAAGCCGGTGAACACTACAAGACCCAGGATGAAATCAACGAGTTAATTATCGATGAGGCCAAAAAGCATGAAAACGTTGTAAGGCTTAAGGGCGGTGACCCATTTGTCTTCGGCCGTGGCGGAGAAGAGATACTGGCATTAATGGAACATGATATCAAGTTTGAAGTTATTCCTGGCGTAACCTCAGCTATCGGTGCGCCAACGTCACTGGGACTTCCTGTAACTCACAGGGCGGTTGCAACGTCACTTACAATCGTAACCGGTCATGAAGACCCGACCAAGCCTGAAAGTCAGGTGCACTGGGACTATACTGCCGACACGTTAGTTATATTAATGGGAATAGGCAATATTAAAGAAAATACTTCTGAGATTATGAAGTACCGTGACAAGGACACTCCGGTATGCGCTATAGAAAGCGGCACCCTGCCTGATGAAAACGTTATATTTGGCACGTTAGAAAATATTTCCGAAAAGGAAATCAGGACTCCGGCCATTTTAATCATAGGGGAAGTCGTAAAGCTTTATGAGGATATTTATAATTATTAATTGGTGTTAACATGTGTGGTATTGTTGGTTGTATATTGAAGGATAATGATAGTAATGCTGCCCCTATTTTATTTGACTGCATTTCAAAGCTTGAATACAGGGGATACGATTCCATAGGGCTGGCTACTTATGAAAATGAAAATATTTACGTTAAAAAGGACGAAGGTAAAATCAATGAGGTTAACAAAAAGCTTGATTTGCCGGACATGCCGGGAAGTTTTGGCATAGCTCACGTAAGGTGGGCTACACATGGCGACCCTTCAAAGCTTAACGCTCATCCTCAGCTTGACGAGGAAAATGAGATTGCAGTGGTTCACAACGGAATCATTGAAAACAATACGAAGCTTAAAGAGGAGCTTATGGCTGAAGGACACACTTTCAGATCTGATACCGATACCGAAGTAATTCCTCATCTGATTCAGAAGTTCATGGATGAGGGCCTTGATTTGGAGCATGCGGTTAGAAAAACCATAGAAAAGCTTGAAGGGGCTTACGCAATAGCTGCAATATCCTTAAGGGAACCTGACAAGATTGTTGCAACCCGTAAGGACTCTCCATTGATTGTGGGGCTTGGTGAAGACGGATATTACCTTGCATCCGATTCTCCCGCAATATTAAAATACGCAAGAGACATAATCTATCCTGAAAAGGGAGAAATCGTCATTTTGGATAAAAGCGGTGCTGTCGTTCACGACGAATTCGACAATGTAGTTAACAAGGAGATTGACACCATCAACTGGACGCCTGAAATGGCTGAAAAGGAAGGATACGACCACTTCATGATTAAGGAAATCAACGAACAGGCAACTGCTGTTAGAAACACCCTAACCCAAAGGGAAAACATCGAAAATATAATTAAAGACTTTGATGACATCACAAGAATTTGCTTTGTGGCCTGCGGAACCTCATATCACGCTTCACTTACTGGAAAGTACTTGATTGAATCTCTTGCCGGAATCCCGACTGACGTGATTTTAGCATCAGAGTTCAAGTTCTCACAAAAGACATTGAATGAAAATACATTGGTCATTTTCATTTCTCAGTCCGGTGAAACTGCAGATTCTCTGAAGGCGCTGGACGTTGCAAACGAAACATCAAAGACTCTAGGTATCGTTAACGTTGCAGGTTCATCAATCACAAGAAGAGCACAGTATGTCATACAGACCCAGGCAGGTCCTGAAATAGGCGTTGCCGCAACGAAAACCTACGTTTCACAGCTGACGGCAATCTATTTATTTGCTGCACTGATGGCAAAGGACGAAAACCTATTAAACGAGCTCAATAATGTTCCTGATTTCATTGATGAGGTATTAAAAGACGTTGAGTCAATAAAGTCAATGTCTAAAAGGTACAATTACGCAAAGGACTTCTTCTACCTTGGAAGGGGCTACTCATACCCGACTGCTCTTGAAGGAGCCTTGAAATTAAAGGAAATCTCATACATTCACGGCGAAGGATACGCTGCAGGAGAGCTCAAGCACGGCCCTCTGGCACTGATTGATGAGGGAATACCTGTTGTTGTCGTTATTCCTCCGGGAGATTCCCACAAAAAGACAATGAGCAATCTTGAGGAAGTGAAATCACGCGGTGCAAGGGTATTGGCATTCGGTGCAGCTGATGATGAGGAACTTGCCCTGAAGGCTCCTGAAGTCTTTAAAATCAACCCTGAAGTTTCTGAAATTATCGCGCCCCTGGTCTATATTGTGCCGCTTCAGTTATTGTCATACTATATTACAATCGAGAAGGGCTTTGACCCTGATAAACCAAGGAATTTGGCGAAATGTGTAACTGTGGAATAAGGACTTTAATTTCCAATTCCATTAATTTCCTTTTTTTATTTTCATTTTAAAATAATATTATCTCTTTTTTATCCAATTCTTTTTTTCGAATATGGTCAATAAGCCAGTCATTGAACATTATTCAGTCATTTCAGATTTAATAAATAAGCACTAAATGACTTTAAAATTGATAAATACTCATTAATTGATTGTTTCTATAAACTACATAAAATATGCTATATATCAATTCCCTTTAATTTTGCTTTATTTGGGCTATTTGGCTTTATTTATCGGCTTTTTGAAAATAAAAAGCTTTTTATAAGAAAACCTTCAAACACTTTATGTACCCGATACAAAACCAGATTTTGTATTGATATGTTAACGAGGTTAATACATGTTTAACAGAAAAATTAATTTATTATTTATAACGCTTGTTTTCATGTTGTCAATATCAGCTGTTGCAGCAGTTGACATAACTAACAGCACTGATGATATTGAAACAAGTGATGCGGATGAAGAACCCCCATCGGGGATTTCTTTAAATGTATCAGATAAGATATCCATTAGTCAGGACGACTATTCTTTAGAGACTATGGATTTATTAATGTATTATAAGAACGGATCAAGGTATCAGGTAACATTAACGCAAGGCGATAATCCTTTGCAAAACGCTACAGTGATTATCAACGTTGCAGGTGTCGATTATGCCAGGGTCACTGATTCTAATGGTGTTGCATCTCTTGCAATCAATCTGAATCCGGGAAACTATTCCGTTTCCACCAGATACAATTATGAATTGAGCTACATCAGTCTGGACAGTGACATTGAGATTCTGCCTACATTATCCGGTGGAGATGTAGTTAAGGTCTTTAAAAACGACACTCAATACTATGCCAGCTTCTTGGACAGGAACGGAAATCCTTTAGCCAACACTGAAGTTACTTTCAACATCAACGGCGTATTCTACACCCGTAAGACCAACGAAAACGGTGTTGCACGATTGAACATCAACCTTAACTCCGGTGAATACATATTGACTGCGATTCATCAAAACGGTCTGATGTGTTCCAACAGGATTACGGTTCTTCCTTCAGTAAGCGGATCCGACGTTACGAAGTTTTATAAAAGCCAGACTCAATATTATGCAGGCTTTTTGGATGCCACAGGCAATCCTCTGGCCAATAGTGATGTTACTTTCAACATCAACGGCGTGTTCTACACAAGAACTACCAACGAATACGGACTGGCAAAGCTGAATATCAATCTCTTGCCCGGCCTTTACGTTTTAACTGCAATTAATCCGATAAACGGTGAAATGACATCAAACATTGTAAGCGTGCTTCCGACGATGATTACTTCAGACGTTGAAAGCGACAGCTTTAACTGTTCATTCAACGTTATTCTGATTAACGATGACGGTTCTGTGGCTTCAAACAAGGAAATGAAGATTTGCGTTGACGGTGAAGAATACTACGTCACAACCAGCGCATACGGTATCGCTTCCCTTGAGCTGAACCTGTCAAGTGGAGTTCATGACGTTAAATCCTGTGATTTATCAAATGGGCTTGAAATATGTAATATAATTAATATAACCGCTGTAGAGGAAATTGAAGAGGAAAACGAAACTGTTGTAGTTCATGAAACTCTGTATTACTCAATTTACGGTGTTTCACCTGACAACAAAACCATAATGGCTATCGGAAGACCTTCAGCTCCCGGCGAGCTTTCAGAATACGGATACAAGTTCTACGTGACAGTATTTGAAAGGGTATGTCCATACTGCGGAAGCTCAGAGCTCTACTGGAGCATTTTCTGGGCAGGTGATGAAACCACAGATTATGGTGTTTTCCCTGCAACCGGATATAAGGAAGGCGGAAGCGCCGAAGGCCATATCTTCTGTGCAAACTGTGACGCCGACTGGAGTATTTTCGGAAACGAGCACGTATATGACGGAACAACATTGAATGTCATATCCGAATCAGTTTTATCCTCAAAAGCAGCAGCTTACATGTTAAAAAATGGTGAGATGATTTACGAATAATCGCCGTTTTTTACTTCTTTTAATTTTTTAGCCATATCCAATATTCTATTTCTTGAATTCTTTTCTAAATCCTGTTTTTCTGAGTATGTGTTTTCTATTTCGACGATGTATTTGGCTTCAGCAGATGTCGTTGAAGGAATGTTCATTTTAGCGAGATTTCTCTCGACGCGCCTTTTAAGCTTCTCGTCATCCATTTCCTGTGCCAGAAATATAGGCGTTTTAACCGCTGATGAAATCTTTTCCGTGTGCCTTTTGGCGTGCCTTTCCTCGGTTCTTTTATCCAGAATGTATTCGCTTGAGTTGTCAAGACCGGGATCT is drawn from Methanobrevibacter millerae and contains these coding sequences:
- the purC gene encoding phosphoribosylaminoimidazolesuccinocarboxamide synthase translates to MEKKELINQGKVKSVFTTDNADEVIIEFRDDMTAGDGARKEVMTNKGAYNAVISAKIFKVLENEGVETQFIDLPENNVMLAKKLEMIPIEVIVRNIATGSLVRKYPIEEGKKLDPPIVQMDFKDDEYHDPMLNDSLIQALGIATPEEVDILTEKALKINDVLTEFFKDAGIILVDFKVEFGKDSQGNILLGDEISPDGCRLWDAETLEMLDKELFREGKDSEVMDAYVEVYNRIIPDDEKVI
- the purS gene encoding phosphoribosylformylglycinamidine synthase subunit PurS, with the translated sequence MLFDIEVKISLKSGMLNPEASTIERSLALLGYEVKNAKTVDIIKFQMEGEDREVIRENVVDMCERLLCNPVIHNYKINVIPQNMACGK
- the purQ gene encoding phosphoribosylformylglycinamidine synthase subunit PurQ; translation: MKIGVIRFPGTNCDRDVAHAIELVGMQAEYVWWNSDDLTDFDGVVIPGGFSYGDYLRAGAMASITPVIDGIKALVKEEKPVLGICNGAQILGEIGLVPGIFITNENPKFNCEWVDLKVSSTRTPFTKDFKKGQTVKIPIAHAEGRFYTENIDLLKDQDQIVLQFKDRNPNGSMEAITSVCDESGLVCAMMPHPERACEEILGSTDGLNFFKGFL
- the cobA gene encoding uroporphyrinogen-III C-methyltransferase → MVVYLIGAGPGDADLITLKAVKALNKADVVLYDYLANEEILAHAPEDAERIYVGKKAGEHYKTQDEINELIIDEAKKHENVVRLKGGDPFVFGRGGEEILALMEHDIKFEVIPGVTSAIGAPTSLGLPVTHRAVATSLTIVTGHEDPTKPESQVHWDYTADTLVILMGIGNIKENTSEIMKYRDKDTPVCAIESGTLPDENVIFGTLENISEKEIRTPAILIIGEVVKLYEDIYNY
- the glmS gene encoding glutamine--fructose-6-phosphate transaminase (isomerizing): MCGIVGCILKDNDSNAAPILFDCISKLEYRGYDSIGLATYENENIYVKKDEGKINEVNKKLDLPDMPGSFGIAHVRWATHGDPSKLNAHPQLDEENEIAVVHNGIIENNTKLKEELMAEGHTFRSDTDTEVIPHLIQKFMDEGLDLEHAVRKTIEKLEGAYAIAAISLREPDKIVATRKDSPLIVGLGEDGYYLASDSPAILKYARDIIYPEKGEIVILDKSGAVVHDEFDNVVNKEIDTINWTPEMAEKEGYDHFMIKEINEQATAVRNTLTQRENIENIIKDFDDITRICFVACGTSYHASLTGKYLIESLAGIPTDVILASEFKFSQKTLNENTLVIFISQSGETADSLKALDVANETSKTLGIVNVAGSSITRRAQYVIQTQAGPEIGVAATKTYVSQLTAIYLFAALMAKDENLLNELNNVPDFIDEVLKDVESIKSMSKRYNYAKDFFYLGRGYSYPTALEGALKLKEISYIHGEGYAAGELKHGPLALIDEGIPVVVVIPPGDSHKKTMSNLEEVKSRGARVLAFGAADDEELALKAPEVFKINPEVSEIIAPLVYIVPLQLLSYYITIEKGFDPDKPRNLAKCVTVE
- a CDS encoding Ig-like domain-containing protein, whose translation is MLSISAVAAVDITNSTDDIETSDADEEPPSGISLNVSDKISISQDDYSLETMDLLMYYKNGSRYQVTLTQGDNPLQNATVIINVAGVDYARVTDSNGVASLAINLNPGNYSVSTRYNYELSYISLDSDIEILPTLSGGDVVKVFKNDTQYYASFLDRNGNPLANTEVTFNINGVFYTRKTNENGVARLNINLNSGEYILTAIHQNGLMCSNRITVLPSVSGSDVTKFYKSQTQYYAGFLDATGNPLANSDVTFNINGVFYTRTTNEYGLAKLNINLLPGLYVLTAINPINGEMTSNIVSVLPTMITSDVESDSFNCSFNVILINDDGSVASNKEMKICVDGEEYYVTTSAYGIASLELNLSSGVHDVKSCDLSNGLEICNIINITAVEEIEEENETVVVHETLYYSIYGVSPDNKTIMAIGRPSAPGELSEYGYKFYVTVFERVCPYCGSSELYWSIFWAGDETTDYGVFPATGYKEGGSAEGHIFCANCDADWSIFGNEHVYDGTTLNVISESVLSSKAAAYMLKNGEMIYE